Part of the Companilactobacillus zhachilii genome is shown below.
TTAGCAATGGAAGAGAAGGATGGAATCAAGTCTAAAGATGCCGTTCAATCATTGAAAACATCATTGATGGGACCATTATCCGGTGTTGGAGATTCGTTATTTTGGATTCTTTTCCCAACTATTATGGGTTCAATTGCTGGTTATATGGCTCTTCAAGGGAATCCTATTGGTGCGATTATTTGGATGGCTATATACATTGGATTGTATTGGGTTAAAATGTGGCTCTTTAATTTAGGGTACACATCAGGTACTAAGTTAGTTACTTCTCTAGGTGCCAAAATTAATGTCTTTACGGATGCAATTTCAACTATGGGATTAATGGTAGTCGGTTCACTAGTTTCCACAGTAGTAAAGGTTTATACACCATTGAAATTTCAAACTGGTAAAGTTTCACTATCGCTTCAAACAGAAGTGTTCGACAAAATTATGCCAGGATTATTACCTGTTTGTCTGGCTGCTTTAGTTTATTGGCTACTAGGTCGTAAGTCATGGACACCTACAAAAATTATTTTATTAATCATTGTTATTTGTTTAGCAGGTTCATTCACTGGAATTTTAGGTATTGCTAAATAGGTATGTAAATTAAGGAGAGTTGATTTTTATGAAACGTCATTATGTTATTGCTTCTCACAGTACTTTTTCAGCTGGTATGGCTAATGCATTGCGCTTTTTTGCAGGTGATGATTTAGAGTTAACAGTATTAACGGCATATGTTGATAATAAACCAATAGATGAACAAGTTAAGGATATCTTTGACAATATTCCTGAAGAAGATGAGGTTATTGTTTTAACTGATTTGATGGGTGGATCTGTTAATCAGAGATTTTTCCCATATATTTATCGTCAACATACCCATGTTATTACCGGAATGAATTTATCACTAGCAATGGCCATTGTAATGGAGCCAGTTAATGATTACTTAAGTGCTGATAGAATAAGAGAAATAGTTGAGGAAGCAAAAAAACAACTCACTTATGTCAATGACGTAGCAAGTGAACAGGTTGGTGACGATGATGATGAATGATTGGAAGAAAAAGGGAGTAGTCTACGAAGTTTATCCTCAGAGTTTTAAAGATACTAATGATGATGGTATTGGTGATATTAATGGTGTGATTGAAAAGTTGGATTACATTAAGAACTTAGGCGCTAATATTATTTGGTTAACTCCAATTTTTAAGTCACCACTTGTTGATAATGGTTATGATATTGCTGATTATGAGGCAATTAATCCAGTTTATGGAACTATGGCAGATTTTGATAGATTACTACAATTGAGTCATGAAAAGGGCCTGAAATTAGTAATGGATCTTGTTGTTAATCATAATTCTGACCAGTCAAAGTGGTTCCAGGAATCTAAAAAAGATCGTGATAATAAATATAGTGATTATTATATTTGGCAAGACCCTAAAGATGATGGCTCAGCACCTAGTAATTTAGGATCGGTTTTTGGAGGATCAGCATGGGAGTATGTGCCTGAACGTAAACAATATTATTTGCATCTATTTGCTAAAGAACAACCTGATTTAAACTGGCGTAGTAAAAATATGCGTCAGTCAATTTATAAAGTAATGAAGTTTTGGCTAGATAAAGGTGTTGATGGTTTCAGAATGGATTCTATTAGTTTCATTTCGAAACAAGCAGAATTTAAGGATGTTCCACTTGAAGATAATAAGTCCTACGGATCCTATTATTATGGTTCGTCCAATGGACCTAAATTGCATGATTATTTGCAAGAAATGAACCGTGAGGTTATGAGTAAATATGATGTTATTACAATTGGTGAAACTCCGCATACTACAGCATCTCAAGCAGAGAAATATATTGATCCTGATCGTCATGAGTTAGATATGGTATTTCAATTTGAACATATGCATGTTGATTATGGAGAATATGGACGTTATTCAGATGTAAATTTCAAATTAAGTGATTTGAGAGATTCATTTGCTAGATGGCAAAAAGATTTATCATGGAATTCTAATTATTTGAGTAATCATGATCAGCCACGTATGGTTTCAAGATTTGGAAATGACACAAAATATAGAAAAGAATCTGCAAAAATGCTCGCTATGATTACCGTACTTCAGAAAGGAACTCCGTTTATTCTTCAAGGCGATGAAATCGGCATGACAAATGTATCTTTTGATAATATTAATCAGTTTAAAGATTTGGAATCACATAATACATATAAATTTTTGATGAATAAAGGTGTCAGTTCTGCTAAAGCCTTTGAAATGATACAACGAAAATCACGTGATAATTCAAGAACACCTATGCAATGGAATGATAAGAAGAATGCTGGATTCTCTGAGGGAACACCTTGGATTGAAGTTAATGAAAATTATTCAAAAATTAATGTTGAAGATGCACTGGCTGATAAAAAATCGATTTATCATTTTTATCAGAAATTGTTGAAATTAAGAAATGATTCAAAAATAGCAATAGATGGTCAATTCGATTTAATTGCCCCTAATGATTCTGATGTTTTTGCTTATACAAGAACATTGAATGGAAAAAAGTTGATAGTAATTGGGTCATTTACTGATAAAAAAATAAAATTAGATATTCCTCAAAGTCTATTAGATAATAGTTACCATGA
Proteins encoded:
- a CDS encoding PTS system mannose/fructose/sorbose family transporter subunit IID; translated protein: MSNNTQTETNNKLTIKERKNMFRRWIFFAGLGYNFESQQAPAVAFSMRKALRKIYPNDDEYIAAMDNHYKYFNATPQMGNVILGATLAMEEKDGIKSKDAVQSLKTSLMGPLSGVGDSLFWILFPTIMGSIAGYMALQGNPIGAIIWMAIYIGLYWVKMWLFNLGYTSGTKLVTSLGAKINVFTDAISTMGLMVVGSLVSTVVKVYTPLKFQTGKVSLSLQTEVFDKIMPGLLPVCLAALVYWLLGRKSWTPTKIILLIIVICLAGSFTGILGIAK
- a CDS encoding PTS sugar transporter subunit IIA; this translates as MKRHYVIASHSTFSAGMANALRFFAGDDLELTVLTAYVDNKPIDEQVKDIFDNIPEEDEVIVLTDLMGGSVNQRFFPYIYRQHTHVITGMNLSLAMAIVMEPVNDYLSADRIREIVEEAKKQLTYVNDVASEQVGDDDDE
- a CDS encoding glycoside hydrolase family 13 protein — protein: MNDWKKKGVVYEVYPQSFKDTNDDGIGDINGVIEKLDYIKNLGANIIWLTPIFKSPLVDNGYDIADYEAINPVYGTMADFDRLLQLSHEKGLKLVMDLVVNHNSDQSKWFQESKKDRDNKYSDYYIWQDPKDDGSAPSNLGSVFGGSAWEYVPERKQYYLHLFAKEQPDLNWRSKNMRQSIYKVMKFWLDKGVDGFRMDSISFISKQAEFKDVPLEDNKSYGSYYYGSSNGPKLHDYLQEMNREVMSKYDVITIGETPHTTASQAEKYIDPDRHELDMVFQFEHMHVDYGEYGRYSDVNFKLSDLRDSFARWQKDLSWNSNYLSNHDQPRMVSRFGNDTKYRKESAKMLAMITVLQKGTPFILQGDEIGMTNVSFDNINQFKDLESHNTYKFLMNKGVSSAKAFEMIQRKSRDNSRTPMQWNDKKNAGFSEGTPWIEVNENYSKINVEDALADKKSIYHFYQKLLKLRNDSKIAIDGQFDLIAPNDSDVFAYTRTLNGKKLIVIGSFTDKKIKLDIPQSLLDNSYHEVLSNYDDSVEELSNTIYLRPYEGIVFSND